A DNA window from Bacteroides cellulosilyticus contains the following coding sequences:
- a CDS encoding tyrosine-protein phosphatase: protein MWPFSKSQHVTASGILCEMTDYHSHILPGVDDGVKTMDESLQILAEMKRQGVRKVWFTPHIMEDIPNTNAELKERFQELKEKFRKPEDSYCGTVELNLAAEYMMDNLFTERLESDDLLPIYEGGCRYLLVETTGFTPPMNLLPVLKRIQTKGYRPLLAHPERYLYMGASYYCMLKQERVAFQLNLPSLTGAYGTYIQKKAVSLLKAGMYDLTGTDVHSLEHFKEWLGTRIGSRDRDMLSARFQKWENEISQPLE from the coding sequence ATGTGGCCATTTTCTAAATCCCAGCACGTCACGGCAAGCGGCATCCTTTGCGAAATGACCGACTACCACTCCCACATATTGCCCGGGGTGGACGACGGCGTGAAGACAATGGACGAATCGCTTCAGATTCTTGCGGAGATGAAACGCCAAGGCGTCCGCAAAGTGTGGTTTACTCCCCATATCATGGAGGATATACCCAATACCAACGCCGAACTGAAAGAAAGATTTCAAGAATTGAAAGAAAAATTCCGGAAGCCGGAAGATTCCTATTGCGGCACGGTGGAACTGAACCTCGCCGCTGAATACATGATGGACAACCTCTTCACGGAGCGTCTTGAGTCCGACGACCTGCTTCCGATTTACGAAGGCGGTTGCCGGTATCTGCTGGTGGAAACCACCGGCTTCACTCCGCCCATGAACCTGCTACCTGTCCTGAAACGCATTCAGACGAAAGGCTACCGGCCTTTACTGGCACATCCCGAACGCTATCTATATATGGGCGCGTCCTACTACTGCATGTTGAAGCAAGAACGGGTTGCTTTCCAGCTAAACCTTCCGTCTCTGACGGGAGCATATGGCACGTATATACAAAAAAAGGCCGTATCCCTGCTGAAAGCAGGGATGTACGACCTTACAGGAACCGATGTGCATTCTTTGGAACATTTCAAAGAATGGCTCGGAACACGGATTGGCAGTCGAGACAGGGACATGCTTTCGGCACGCTTCCAAAAGTGGGAGAATGAGATATCTCAACCGTTGGAATAG
- a CDS encoding ATP-binding protein yields the protein MNINEYAQIIADQKEELKFINPKDLCSRKEESQFDIDSPLAQIVIGVRRSGKSTICHKVLKERNIPYAYANFDDERLYKLESKDLNSLLEAIYMVYGDFQYLFLDEIQNIEEWFLFVNRLLRQKIHLVITGSNAKLLSSELSTHLTGRYNQIELYPFSFTEFCQYRKIDTKDISTKGVAFKKAAFEEYFQKGGFPELSEVKNSRGYIQGLFDSIIRKDIQQRFKIRYIESLRMLANHLIDNFGQEIIYTDLAERFGFGSSHTAENYVSYLKQTYLLLGIHKFSFKSKERIRNEKGYVVDIAFITERDDAMNGQNLGWKLENITYVELLRRNKPLFYDIFYYREQYEIDFVICEGNNVRELIQVSVDISSAKTYNREISALCKASTDLKCNKLTLITMNDNRIIEEKNHTIQIISITDWLLQE from the coding sequence ATGAACATCAACGAATATGCACAGATTATAGCAGACCAAAAAGAGGAGTTGAAATTCATCAATCCTAAAGATCTATGTTCGCGGAAAGAAGAAAGTCAGTTCGACATAGATAGTCCCTTAGCACAAATCGTCATAGGAGTACGCCGGAGTGGGAAATCAACAATCTGCCATAAAGTACTAAAAGAAAGAAACATACCTTATGCTTATGCCAATTTCGATGACGAACGATTATACAAATTAGAGTCCAAAGACTTAAACTCACTATTGGAAGCGATATATATGGTATATGGAGACTTCCAATATTTATTTCTTGATGAAATACAAAATATAGAAGAATGGTTTCTTTTCGTAAACAGATTGCTCAGACAGAAAATTCATCTTGTTATAACCGGCTCTAATGCCAAACTTCTAAGTAGTGAACTCAGTACACACTTGACCGGACGGTATAATCAAATAGAGCTTTACCCTTTTTCATTCACAGAGTTCTGCCAATATCGAAAAATAGATACCAAAGACATTTCAACCAAAGGAGTGGCTTTCAAAAAAGCTGCATTCGAAGAATATTTCCAAAAGGGAGGTTTCCCTGAATTATCCGAAGTTAAAAACAGTCGAGGATATATTCAAGGGTTATTCGACTCTATCATACGTAAAGATATACAGCAACGATTTAAAATCAGATATATAGAATCGTTGCGCATGTTAGCGAATCATCTGATAGATAATTTCGGTCAGGAGATTATCTATACCGACCTTGCGGAACGCTTTGGCTTTGGCTCTTCACATACAGCTGAGAATTACGTTTCATATCTAAAACAGACCTATCTTTTATTAGGCATACACAAATTCTCATTTAAAAGCAAAGAACGTATTCGTAATGAGAAAGGGTATGTGGTTGACATCGCCTTCATAACTGAGAGGGATGATGCTATGAACGGACAAAATCTGGGGTGGAAATTAGAGAATATCACTTATGTTGAACTGCTAAGAAGAAATAAACCTTTATTCTATGATATTTTCTACTATCGGGAGCAATATGAAATTGACTTTGTAATCTGTGAAGGAAATAATGTCAGAGAATTAATTCAGGTATCCGTTGATATTTCTTCCGCAAAAACTTATAATCGGGAAATATCAGCATTGTGTAAAGCTTCTACTGATTTAAAATGCAATAAACTAACTCTAATAACCATGAATGACAATAGAATTATTGAAGAAAAGAATCATACGATACAAATTATATCTATCACAGACTGGTTATTACAAGAATAA
- a CDS encoding N-acetylmuramoyl-L-alanine amidase, which yields MIQETFPMIVGGEEVLNERELLARVESGLMMNSTDSVRYIILHCSATRCDCAYSVEQLLRDHRARGFRTIGYHFYVRRDGTVSRHRRLLEVGAHCRPFNRCSIGVCYEGGLDAEGHPADTLTPEQFEQLEQLLSRLLKLFPKAQLRGHRDMPGSVPKACPCLDCQSVFRAIL from the coding sequence ATGATACAGGAAACATTCCCTATGATTGTGGGCGGGGAGGAAGTACTCAATGAGCGCGAACTCCTCGCCCGGGTAGAGAGCGGACTGATGATGAACTCCACCGATTCGGTACGCTACATCATTCTGCACTGTTCCGCCACCCGTTGTGACTGCGCCTATTCCGTGGAGCAACTCTTGCGCGACCATCGTGCCCGTGGGTTCCGTACTATCGGTTATCACTTTTATGTCCGTCGCGATGGCACTGTCAGCCGGCATCGCCGGTTGCTTGAAGTGGGTGCTCACTGCCGTCCCTTCAACCGGTGTTCCATCGGCGTGTGCTACGAAGGCGGACTGGATGCGGAAGGACATCCCGCTGATACGCTCACCCCGGAGCAGTTCGAGCAACTGGAACAACTTCTGTCGAGGTTACTGAAACTCTTCCCGAAAGCGCAACTCAGAGGCCATCGCGATATGCCGGGAAGCGTGCCGAAAGCATGTCCCTGTCTCGACTGCCAATCCGTGTTCCGAGCCATTCTTTGA
- a CDS encoding smalltalk protein: protein MNDSVKKNKITWVSLLNAIIQAAIAALTALGITSCSTAIECLLP from the coding sequence ATGAACGACTCTGTAAAAAAGAATAAAATCACCTGGGTGTCCTTGCTCAATGCCATCATCCAGGCAGCCATTGCGGCTCTCACGGCACTGGGAATAACCAGTTGTTCAACAGCTATCGAATGTCTGTTGCCATGA
- a CDS encoding DNA-binding protein, protein MGIKVKARQTKLTVGPSKGEYRFIMQAEIYSTLKQDKVISEASIRSGIPKGSINAAWEAIGDVIRAWTTEGHSVALPGLGTMRFGLQAEAVSKVEDVGAGLISTRKVIFTPSTDIKQELKNTSVSITCYDKDGKIIKQVTSSDPGNVDGEGGGGGLDENPLG, encoded by the coding sequence ATGGGAATCAAAGTCAAAGCCCGTCAGACCAAACTGACGGTGGGTCCCTCGAAAGGGGAGTATCGTTTCATTATGCAGGCGGAAATCTACAGTACGCTGAAGCAGGACAAGGTTATATCCGAAGCATCCATCCGGTCGGGAATTCCGAAAGGAAGCATTAACGCTGCCTGGGAAGCTATCGGTGACGTTATCAGGGCATGGACCACTGAGGGACATTCCGTAGCCTTGCCCGGACTGGGAACAATGCGCTTCGGACTGCAAGCCGAAGCTGTGTCGAAAGTGGAAGACGTGGGTGCAGGGCTTATTAGTACCCGCAAAGTTATCTTCACTCCCAGCACCGACATCAAGCAGGAGCTGAAGAATACCTCCGTCAGCATCACCTGCTACGACAAGGACGGAAAAATCATCAAGCAGGTAACTTCCTCCGATCCGGGTAATGTGGATGGAGAAGGCGGAGGCGGCGGACTGGATGAAAATCCGTTGGGATAA
- a CDS encoding DUF4248 domain-containing protein codes for MKKRMSFHPISMKKSELSLLYFPDSMPAVATNRLMRWIHGCPLLMEELEAAGYHRSQKLLTSRQVSLIVRHLGDP; via the coding sequence TTGAAAAAACGCATGTCCTTCCATCCCATTTCCATGAAAAAGAGCGAATTGTCTCTTCTCTACTTTCCCGATTCAATGCCTGCGGTGGCAACTAACCGTTTGATGCGCTGGATTCACGGCTGTCCTCTCCTGATGGAGGAACTGGAAGCCGCCGGCTACCATCGCTCGCAGAAGTTGCTTACCTCCCGGCAAGTGTCACTAATTGTACGTCACCTGGGCGACCCGTAA
- a CDS encoding DUF3987 domain-containing protein, whose product MNDIDIIEQLTIAVEQAGVNLAPTYQEYMPLAFAVANSCGEAGRSFFHRLCRLSDKYRQDEADKLYSHALQHGRGGNSLGTVLHLAQLAGVRLDKKLANLQNLQSPHTHTPARVHEEVDKSVRLPCFPDYQWPHFLQQVIDCGDTPAQKDILLLGAVTVFGATLNKLLHFVYGRKSQYPCLQTFIIAPPASGKGALTWVRRLAEPIHNSLLEAYHEKLKAYRCEKAQWDTLGKEKAKNAEPEPPCMKMFLIAGDNSGAGMMENLMDADGVGLICETEADTVSEAIGAEYGHWSETLRKSFDHDRLSYNRRTNHEYRECPKSYLSVLLSGTPNQVKPLVPSAENGLFSRQLFYCMPPINEWRNQFDQSGTDYDCIFTAWGEHWKQLLDALAAAISGINLKLTQEQQDEFNVHFSGVFGRAGVVHGSHMKSAVARIAINICRIIGIVALMRSLDVLLALGTTDDLIKTLMSCPGLSPSPRIPQENVKDGVVPQFDLTVSSEDFHAVLSLTGPLYLHSCHVLSFLPAGDTLTQQKASPEAFLDLLPLSFTRTQALRASEQCGISPGTLDSMLKRMTDKGQLKKSGRGEYRFN is encoded by the coding sequence ATGAACGATATTGACATTATAGAACAACTGACCATTGCCGTAGAACAGGCAGGAGTCAATCTTGCCCCCACTTATCAGGAATACATGCCATTGGCCTTTGCCGTGGCCAACAGTTGCGGTGAAGCGGGACGTAGCTTTTTCCACCGCCTTTGCCGCTTGTCCGACAAGTACCGGCAGGATGAAGCGGACAAGCTCTACAGCCATGCCTTGCAGCACGGGCGGGGAGGTAATTCCCTGGGAACGGTATTACATCTGGCGCAACTGGCAGGGGTGCGCCTCGACAAGAAACTTGCAAACTTGCAAAACTTGCAGTCCCCTCACACCCACACACCTGCGCGCGTGCACGAGGAGGTGGATAAATCGGTTCGCTTGCCTTGTTTCCCGGACTATCAGTGGCCTCATTTCCTGCAACAGGTGATAGACTGCGGCGATACGCCTGCCCAAAAGGACATCCTGTTGTTGGGAGCGGTAACTGTATTCGGAGCCACTCTCAACAAGTTGCTGCACTTCGTCTACGGACGCAAAAGCCAATATCCGTGCCTGCAAACTTTCATCATTGCTCCGCCCGCTTCCGGAAAAGGGGCGCTGACGTGGGTGCGTCGGTTGGCAGAGCCCATACACAACTCGCTGCTGGAAGCGTACCACGAAAAGCTCAAAGCCTATCGCTGTGAGAAAGCGCAATGGGACACGCTGGGCAAGGAGAAAGCCAAAAATGCCGAGCCCGAACCGCCTTGCATGAAGATGTTCCTCATCGCGGGTGACAACTCCGGTGCCGGTATGATGGAAAATCTGATGGATGCCGACGGAGTCGGACTGATCTGCGAGACCGAAGCAGACACCGTGAGCGAAGCCATCGGAGCCGAGTACGGACATTGGAGCGAAACACTCCGCAAGAGTTTCGATCACGACAGGCTGTCCTATAACCGCCGTACCAATCACGAATATCGTGAGTGCCCAAAGTCATATCTCAGTGTACTGCTCAGTGGCACACCGAATCAGGTAAAACCGCTTGTTCCCTCGGCAGAGAACGGCCTCTTCTCGCGTCAACTGTTCTACTGTATGCCTCCCATTAATGAGTGGAGGAATCAGTTCGATCAGTCAGGAACCGACTACGACTGTATATTCACCGCTTGGGGAGAACATTGGAAACAGTTGCTCGATGCCCTGGCAGCTGCTATAAGCGGCATAAACCTGAAACTCACTCAGGAGCAGCAAGATGAATTCAACGTCCATTTCTCCGGCGTATTCGGTAGGGCGGGCGTGGTTCATGGCAGTCACATGAAGAGCGCAGTGGCACGTATCGCCATCAACATCTGCCGCATCATCGGTATCGTGGCATTGATGCGCTCACTCGACGTTTTACTGGCATTGGGCACGACGGATGACCTGATAAAGACACTGATGTCGTGTCCGGGACTGTCGCCTTCACCCCGTATTCCGCAAGAGAACGTGAAAGATGGGGTGGTACCGCAGTTCGACCTCACTGTCAGCAGCGAGGACTTCCACGCTGTACTATCCCTCACGGGGCCTCTCTACCTGCATTCGTGCCATGTCCTTTCATTTCTCCCGGCTGGCGACACCTTGACGCAGCAGAAGGCTTCGCCGGAGGCATTCCTGGATTTACTGCCTCTCAGCTTTACTCGTACTCAAGCCCTCCGGGCGAGCGAACAGTGCGGAATATCCCCCGGCACGCTCGACTCGATGCTGAAACGCATGACGGACAAAGGCCAGCTGAAGAAAAGCGGCAGGGGAGAATACCGGTTCAACTGA
- a CDS encoding BT4734/BF3469 family protein, which produces MKEYIMSFFNAPVTNKVPAGVCSVAGLHAYISSDSCLKELTKRVRADIENDKAFRGKKQTLLPYVTPAGIFSYCREQCIMVPSGLFVIDIDHLASTEEAAMWRDRLFADEVLQPDLAFVSPGAKGVKLFVPYRLNLTDTLEQSFDNAVHTAWDYLEWKHGLKADTANADMSRACFLAYDEEAKSINHK; this is translated from the coding sequence ATGAAAGAATATATCATGTCTTTTTTCAACGCTCCCGTCACTAATAAAGTACCTGCGGGAGTGTGCAGCGTAGCAGGGCTTCATGCCTACATCTCCTCCGATTCCTGTCTGAAGGAACTGACAAAAAGAGTAAGGGCCGATATCGAAAATGATAAGGCATTCCGTGGAAAAAAACAGACGTTATTGCCTTACGTCACGCCTGCCGGAATCTTTTCGTATTGTCGGGAGCAGTGTATCATGGTACCCTCCGGACTATTCGTGATAGATATCGACCATCTTGCTTCTACCGAAGAAGCTGCAATGTGGCGTGACCGCCTCTTTGCCGACGAAGTGCTGCAACCCGACCTCGCCTTCGTAAGCCCTGGTGCTAAAGGAGTGAAACTCTTTGTACCCTACCGGCTGAATCTCACAGATACGCTTGAACAGTCGTTTGACAATGCAGTGCACACCGCCTGGGACTATCTGGAATGGAAGCACGGGCTGAAAGCCGATACCGCCAACGCTGATATGTCGAGAGCCTGCTTCCTGGCATACGATGAAGAAGCGAAGTCCATAAATCATAAATAA
- a CDS encoding ATP-binding protein: MMQRRLYPIGIQTFSEIREKNYLYIDKTGYVYRMTNSNSKYVFLSRPRRFGKSLLTSTLHSYFEGRKELFEGLAIEGLETEWTRYPVLHFDMSTAKHVNREQLEQELNLKLLKYEKIYGREEGEINANQRLQGLIGRAYAQTGRQVVVLIDEYDAPLLDVMHEEKNLPTLRNVMRNFYSPLKACDPYLRFVFLTGITKFSQLSIFSELNNIKNISMDEPYAAICGISEEEMLTQMSDDLNLLADKLKVTRDEIIGQLKGNYDGYHFTWPSPDLYNPFSLLNAFADGKMNSYWFGSGTPTYLIEMLNKYGVAPQQIGGRKVFATAFDAPTERMTDITPLLYQSGYVTIKDYSSLTMLYTLDIPNKEVRIGLMQSLLANYLHRYTNDGLTTVALLYEAIVEERLDDALRLLQTFLSTVPKCDNTDYEGHYQSLLYVIFSLLGMYVDVEVRTPRGRVDMVMRTHAILYVVELKLNKSADDAMQQIDLKNYPERFALCGLPIVKVGINFDSERKTLGEWKIEGKGENMDRNDINY, encoded by the coding sequence ATGATGCAGCGACGACTTTATCCGATAGGGATACAGACTTTCTCAGAAATCCGGGAAAAGAACTATTTGTATATTGACAAGACAGGATACGTTTATAGAATGACGAATTCCAACTCTAAGTATGTGTTTCTGAGCCGTCCGCGCCGCTTCGGAAAAAGCTTGCTCACCAGCACGCTTCATTCTTATTTCGAAGGCCGGAAAGAACTGTTCGAAGGTCTTGCCATAGAGGGACTGGAGACGGAATGGACCCGGTATCCGGTGCTTCATTTCGACATGAGCACGGCGAAGCACGTGAACAGGGAGCAACTGGAACAGGAATTGAATCTCAAGTTATTGAAGTATGAAAAAATCTATGGCAGAGAAGAAGGTGAAATAAATGCCAATCAGCGCTTGCAAGGTCTTATAGGACGTGCTTATGCTCAGACCGGCCGGCAGGTTGTTGTTTTGATAGACGAATATGACGCCCCGCTTCTCGATGTGATGCATGAAGAGAAGAACCTGCCCACGCTTCGGAACGTAATGCGGAATTTCTACAGCCCGCTCAAGGCGTGCGACCCTTATTTGCGTTTCGTGTTCCTGACAGGTATCACGAAATTCTCTCAACTGAGCATCTTCAGCGAATTGAACAACATCAAGAATATCAGCATGGATGAACCGTATGCCGCTATTTGTGGCATTAGCGAAGAGGAAATGCTGACCCAAATGTCCGATGATCTTAATCTTTTGGCTGACAAGCTGAAGGTTACCCGCGATGAAATCATTGGTCAGCTGAAAGGGAACTATGACGGCTATCATTTCACCTGGCCGTCGCCCGACCTATACAATCCGTTCAGCCTGCTGAATGCTTTTGCCGATGGCAAGATGAACTCTTATTGGTTCGGCAGCGGCACGCCTACCTATCTGATAGAAATGCTGAACAAGTATGGCGTTGCTCCCCAACAGATAGGAGGACGGAAAGTATTTGCCACAGCTTTCGATGCTCCAACGGAACGGATGACGGATATTACCCCGTTGCTCTACCAGAGTGGCTATGTCACCATAAAGGACTACTCTTCGTTGACAATGCTTTATACACTCGACATTCCCAATAAGGAAGTGCGCATCGGACTGATGCAGAGCCTGCTTGCCAATTATCTGCACCGATATACCAACGACGGTCTCACCACCGTGGCTTTGCTGTACGAAGCTATTGTCGAAGAAAGGTTGGACGATGCCCTGCGCCTGTTGCAGACTTTCCTTTCCACCGTTCCCAAGTGCGACAATACCGATTATGAGGGTCATTATCAATCCTTGCTCTATGTCATATTCAGCCTTCTGGGTATGTACGTCGATGTGGAGGTACGCACGCCTCGTGGTCGTGTAGACATGGTGATGCGCACGCACGCCATTCTTTATGTAGTGGAGCTGAAACTGAACAAGAGCGCCGACGACGCCATGCAGCAAATCGATCTGAAGAATTATCCTGAACGCTTCGCCCTGTGCGGACTGCCGATAGTAAAAGTAGGAATTAACTTCGACAGTGAACGGAAGACATTGGGGGAGTGGAAGATAGAAGGGAAGGGTGAAAATATGGACAGGAATGACATTAATTACTGA
- a CDS encoding AAA family ATPase, producing the protein MTMQKLKVKNLGPIKEADVTLGDLTILVGEQASGKSLFLQVMKLLLDKTHILNTLEKYNYVVNKSPENILTLYFGEGMSGVWTDETCIANMDTEICKKSSLLEKDGMDKESLFYIPAQRILSISDGRPKNFMEFDASTPYVLRTFSETLRLFFQSGLNADGVVFPAHEEMDTSFDESIFHGGRIVADESSGQKKMRMEIDGMSVPFMTWSAGQKEFMPLLMAFYCLYGHYSAVAPKEKYEYVVLEEPEMGLHPQAIKTIILQVLELIQMGYKVVISTHSPVFLEFAWAFNLLNSHVKEEKNEALLEMFDLSSARSIKDKLNSIFNKSVHTYYFARKSGKVHSLDITSLDAGDDNPDISEWGGISQFAGRVSEIVAKYMSADE; encoded by the coding sequence ATGACAATGCAGAAGTTGAAAGTAAAAAATTTGGGTCCGATAAAAGAGGCGGATGTTACGCTCGGCGACCTCACTATATTGGTGGGTGAACAGGCAAGCGGAAAAAGCTTGTTCCTGCAAGTGATGAAGCTGCTGTTGGACAAGACCCATATTCTCAATACATTGGAGAAATACAACTACGTGGTCAATAAAAGTCCGGAGAACATCCTGACACTTTATTTCGGTGAAGGCATGTCCGGGGTGTGGACTGATGAAACGTGCATTGCCAACATGGATACAGAAATCTGCAAAAAGAGTTCTCTGTTGGAAAAGGATGGAATGGACAAGGAATCTCTTTTCTATATTCCGGCACAACGTATCCTGAGTATTTCGGACGGGCGTCCTAAGAATTTTATGGAATTTGATGCCTCTACTCCCTACGTGCTGAGAACTTTCAGTGAAACTCTACGCTTGTTTTTTCAGAGTGGGCTAAATGCTGACGGAGTTGTTTTTCCTGCGCATGAGGAAATGGACACCTCTTTTGACGAGAGCATCTTTCATGGCGGACGCATTGTGGCGGACGAGAGTTCGGGACAGAAAAAAATGCGGATGGAAATTGATGGAATGAGTGTGCCATTCATGACCTGGAGTGCCGGACAAAAGGAGTTTATGCCGCTATTGATGGCTTTCTATTGCCTGTATGGTCATTATTCAGCCGTAGCTCCCAAAGAGAAATATGAATATGTGGTGCTGGAAGAACCGGAAATGGGACTTCATCCGCAAGCAATAAAGACTATTATCCTGCAAGTGCTGGAGTTGATACAAATGGGATACAAAGTGGTTATCTCCACTCATTCTCCTGTTTTTCTAGAATTTGCATGGGCTTTTAATTTACTGAACAGCCATGTAAAAGAGGAAAAAAATGAAGCTTTGCTTGAAATGTTTGATTTGAGCAGTGCAAGATCCATAAAGGATAAACTGAACAGCATCTTCAACAAGTCTGTCCATACTTATTATTTTGCACGTAAATCAGGCAAGGTGCACTCATTAGATATAACCTCTTTGGATGCAGGAGATGATAACCCCGATATTTCCGAATGGGGAGGAATATCGCAATTTGCCGGCAGGGTATCTGAAATCGTAGCTAAATATATGAGTGCAGATGAATAA
- the rfbC gene encoding dTDP-4-dehydrorhamnose 3,5-epimerase, which produces MFIQKTNVEGLAIIEPCLLKDARGYFFESFSQREFEEKVRKVNFVQDNESMSSYGVLRGLHFQKPPFAQSKLVRCVKGSVLDVAVDIRKGSPTYGEHVAVELSEDNHLQFFIPKGFAHGFAVLSEVAVFQYKCDNYYAPQADGGISILDEGIGIDWKIPVDKAILSEKDMKHPLLGEFESPFEYSANLYPEFE; this is translated from the coding sequence GTGTTTATACAAAAGACAAACGTAGAGGGTTTGGCCATCATTGAGCCATGCCTTCTCAAAGACGCACGCGGTTACTTCTTCGAGTCTTTCTCCCAACGGGAATTCGAAGAGAAAGTACGCAAGGTGAATTTCGTGCAGGACAATGAGAGTATGTCATCATACGGAGTACTTCGAGGGCTTCATTTTCAGAAGCCGCCTTTTGCGCAAAGTAAACTGGTGCGTTGCGTAAAAGGCAGCGTACTTGATGTGGCGGTTGACATTCGCAAAGGATCGCCCACATACGGTGAGCATGTGGCTGTAGAATTGTCAGAGGATAATCATTTGCAATTCTTCATTCCCAAAGGTTTTGCCCATGGTTTTGCTGTACTGAGTGAGGTAGCCGTATTTCAATACAAATGTGACAACTATTATGCTCCACAAGCTGACGGTGGAATCAGTATCTTGGATGAAGGTATAGGGATAGACTGGAAAATACCGGTTGATAAAGCGATACTTAGCGAAAAAGATATGAAGCATCCGTTACTGGGGGAGTTTGAGAGTCCGTTTGAATACAGTGCCAATCTATACCCCGAATTCGAATAA
- a CDS encoding acyltransferase family protein: MNILITGANWHTRPRFRKGIRHFGHPNPLLDGISETTYQQSEKAAVAQNMETKRDLYLDIAKGICIILMVLGHSGCPEWMNRFMVLFRMPCFFFISGILLSDRYLTDVKGGICKKLKGYYQPYVKWTLIFLLLHNTFTYLHIYETSYTWQETAIKIVRTIIMTGGEQLLGGYWFLISLTWASIGTIVILSALRNKNKLTNVHIWEGVILAVLIASTEHLLPFKLPAQFGPQTFLALAFFMSGYIYRKSGLNKSKHLSQLYVLLLLIPAIVSVFADLSMSTAEALSGGYFVVALSGIIGFIQLAKKLEHDKVVALFNYIGNKTLYILTFYFLAFKPISYILIRLNGLPISDLSQFPVLKETSSWMWTIYTVAGICLPLLVWELFHLPFLRFKKIKNKSNYYESLSLLIWELKNKVVKCLMNLTHTNHFRKV, encoded by the coding sequence ATGAATATACTTATTACAGGAGCCAACTGGCACACACGTCCTCGATTTCGCAAAGGCATCAGGCACTTTGGGCATCCGAATCCCTTATTGGACGGAATCTCAGAAACAACATATCAACAATCTGAAAAAGCGGCAGTCGCACAAAATATGGAAACGAAACGAGATTTGTATTTAGATATAGCAAAGGGAATTTGTATTATTCTAATGGTACTTGGCCATAGCGGATGTCCTGAGTGGATGAACCGTTTCATGGTTTTGTTCAGAATGCCCTGCTTTTTTTTCATCAGCGGCATTTTGTTGAGTGACAGATACCTAACCGACGTTAAAGGAGGAATCTGCAAGAAACTGAAAGGATACTACCAGCCTTATGTCAAATGGACGCTAATTTTTCTGTTGCTACACAATACATTCACTTATCTACACATTTACGAAACGAGTTATACATGGCAGGAAACAGCCATAAAAATAGTACGTACCATTATTATGACCGGCGGAGAACAGTTGCTGGGTGGATATTGGTTCTTAATCTCGCTAACCTGGGCTTCCATAGGCACTATCGTTATTTTAAGCGCACTTCGAAATAAAAACAAATTAACAAACGTCCATATATGGGAGGGGGTAATTTTAGCTGTGCTAATTGCTTCGACAGAGCATTTGCTGCCATTTAAACTACCAGCCCAGTTTGGGCCACAAACATTCCTGGCATTGGCATTTTTCATGAGTGGTTACATTTACCGCAAGAGCGGATTGAACAAAAGCAAACATCTGTCTCAATTATACGTACTTTTGCTTTTAATTCCGGCTATTGTTTCCGTATTCGCAGATTTGTCAATGTCAACGGCGGAAGCGCTATCCGGAGGGTATTTTGTAGTTGCATTGTCGGGAATAATTGGTTTTATACAATTGGCAAAGAAGCTCGAACATGACAAAGTTGTGGCATTGTTCAACTACATCGGAAACAAGACTCTGTATATCCTGACTTTCTACTTCCTTGCTTTCAAACCAATCAGCTATATTCTTATAAGATTGAATGGCCTGCCAATTTCTGACCTCTCGCAATTCCCTGTCTTGAAAGAGACAAGCAGTTGGATGTGGACAATCTATACAGTTGCCGGTATCTGCCTGCCGTTATTGGTTTGGGAGTTGTTCCACCTTCCTTTTTTGAGGTTTAAGAAAATAAAAAATAAATCTAACTACTATGAATCTCTATCTCTGCTGATTTGGGAATTGAAAAATAAAGTAGTTAAGTGTTTGATGAATCTTACACACACTAATCACTTCCGGAAAGTATAA